One bacterium genomic window, GCCGGTGCCCGCGGGTGGCTGTGGATCAAGTACAAGCGCGAGTACCAAACAAAGCTGCAGGATACTCTGGATTTGGTGGTGGTCGGCGCCTTCCACGGCCGGGAAAGCGGCGGGGACGGTACGGGGCCCTGCAGCTGACCGCCTATGATCCGGGTACCGGCATGTTCCTCACGGTGACCAAGGTCGGAACCGGATTCTCCGACGCCGATCTGGACACGCTCTCGGGGCTACTGGCTGCCTCCCGTACGGCCCGGCGTCCCGCGCGGGGGATCGAGCCGGACATGTGGTTCGAGCCGGCCGTGGTGCTGGAGATCATCGGGGCGGAGATCACCCTGTCACCCATTCACACCGCGGGATGGGGGCGCGCGCGGAAGGACGCCGGTCTCGCGCTCCGGGTCCCCCGGTTTACCGGCCGCTACCGCGACGACAAGGCGCCGGAAGACGCGACCACGGTCGATGAAATCTGGCGCATGTTTCGGT contains:
- a CDS encoding DNA ligase, coding for MFLTVTKVGTGFSDADLDTLSGLLAASRTARRPARGIEPDMWFEPAVVLEIIGAEITLSPIHTAGWGRARKDAGLALRVPRFTGRYRDDKAPEDATTVDEIWRMFR